In a genomic window of Onychostoma macrolepis isolate SWU-2019 chromosome 08, ASM1243209v1, whole genome shotgun sequence:
- the nppa gene encoding natriuretic peptides A, protein MIRGLILTGLLVLLWHQMDVQAHMLSRHSPASNMAKLKSLLQQFEEALAAEEAPERAVDYEDSNTALEQSPPSTSWDRDREEEAAPAEDTNPSDGFDTQRNRLIDLLMSTRSKSLSGCFGGRLDRIGSSSTLGCNSKKG, encoded by the exons ATGATCAGAGGACTTATTCTCACAGGACTACTGGTCCTGCTTTGGCACCAGATGGATGTACAAGCGCACATGTTGAGCAGACACAGTCCCGCCAGCAACATGGCCAAGCTGAAG AGCTTGCTGCAGCAGTTTGAGGAGGCCCTGGCCGCAGAAGAGGCTCCTGAGAGAGCCGTCGATTATGAGGACAGCAACACAGCGCTGGAGCAGAGCCCGCCCTCCACGTCCTGggacagagacagagaggaagAAGCAGCTCCGGCGGAGGACACCAACCCCTCGGATGGGTTTGATACGCAGAGAAACCGCCTCATAGATCTCCTCATGTCAACCCGGAGCAAAAGCCTGTCTGGCTGTTTCGGGGGACGGCTGGATCGCATAGGGTCCTCCAGCACCCTTGGGTGCAACTCTAAAAAAGGTTAG